A portion of the Carya illinoinensis cultivar Pawnee chromosome 11, C.illinoinensisPawnee_v1, whole genome shotgun sequence genome contains these proteins:
- the LOC122280758 gene encoding cytochrome b561 and DOMON domain-containing protein At5g35735-like, translating to MYSSTKPVTPTISLAFFSLLFSVAQSSCSLHFFEMAKTINITQCKKLTTLGAEFGWSVSGANSNETRIDIILGASLHSETGWLAWGVNPGKMPQMVGTRAIIGIRQQNESLVINTYNITRDTKLGCQLLPTENIDVKFSRMGVNYVGEKRYMIINATLYLPHQDYNVSKLSHVWQVGHHAEGWQPMMHAASLQNVDSTETLNMTSGNARSVGKHRHHLRHVHGILNIVGWGVMLPIGVIVARYCRIYPFNIGDDTWFYLHVSCQIAGYVIGTTAWGIGLGLGHSSRHYTFRTHRLLGIFIFTFATLQILALRLKPKPDDDYRKHWNMYHHLLGYLLLAGISVNIFQGINILDHDGTWKWGYIGVLVAFAAIILGLEIYTWKKFISDHRQQSRKDSQDNAGPNPVGTSPNTKGGTR from the exons ATGTATTCTTCTACAAAACCTGTAACTCCGACAATATCATTGgcctttttttcccttctcttcaGCGTTGCCCAGTCCTCTTGTAGTCTCCATTTCTTTGAAATGGCCAAGACTATAAACATCACGCAATGCAAGAAATTGACGACATTAGGAGCAGAATTCGGGTGGAGCGTCTCCGGCGCCAACTCCAACGAGACGCGGATTGACATAATCTTAGGAGCCAGTTTACACAGTGAAACGGGGTGGCTGGCCTGGGGGGTCAATCCGGGAAAGATGCCACAGATGGTTGGAACTAGGGCCATCATAGGCATCAGACAGCAAAACGAATCCTTAGTAATCAATACCTATAACATCACCAGAGATACCAAGCTCGGTTGCCAGCTCCTGCCTACAGAGAATATAGACGTAAAATTCTCAAGGATGGGAGTAAATTACGTAGGAGAAAAACGCTACATGATCATAAATGCAACGCTATATCTTCCTCATCAGGACTACAACGTTTCAAAGTTGAGCCACGTGTGGCAAGTTGGGCATCATGCTGAAGGCTGGCAGCCTATGATGCATGCCGCGTCTCTCCAGAATGTGGACAGCACCGAGACTCTAAACATGACCAGCGGTAATGCTCGGAGCGTTGGAAAACACCGGCATCACCTTAGACAT GTGCATGGGATTCTGAACATCGTAGGGTGGGGAGTAATGTTGCCCATTGGTGTGATTGTCGCAAGGTACTGCAGGATATACCCCTTCAATATTGGAGATGACACGTGGTTTTATCTTCACGTTTCCTGTCAGATAGCTGGCTACGTTATTGGCACCACAGCCTGGGGCATTGGTTTAGGCCTTGGGCATAGTTCAAGACACTATACCTTTCGCACCCACCGGCTTCTTGGTATATTCATATTCACGTTCGCAACTTTACAA ATTTTGGCGCTCCGTTTAAAACCGAAGCCCGACGATGATTACCGCAAGCACTGGAACATGTACCATCATCTTCTTGGCTATTTACTGCTCGCTGGGATTTCTGTGAACATATTCCAAGGGATCAACATTTTGGACCATGACGGAACTTGGAAATGGGGTTACATCGGAGTGCTTGTCGCTTTCGCAGCCATTATACTGGGGTTGGAGATTTACACTTGGAAAAAATTTATATCAGATCATCGTCAGCAGTCCAGAAAGGATAGTCAAGACAACGCCGGGCCTAATCCTGTTGGCACGTCTCCA